A single window of Acidimicrobiia bacterium DNA harbors:
- a CDS encoding HAD family hydrolase: protein MAILALDVDGVLLDPNRGGAGHWSIELNTQFGIDRNQIRETFFEPKWKQIVTGQASVEDELQASLKLLGTTADVESVLTCWFEADYIPFEATFQLACQAVSAGHQVVLVTNQEHRRAHYLYQRINESIPVGQIFYSADIGFEKSDRQFFEVVTAKLGLSPDQRSSVVFVDDTYENIEVARSFGWRSVHATASESWHPEVKKLLALR, encoded by the coding sequence ATGGCGATACTTGCTCTTGATGTTGATGGCGTTCTGCTCGACCCCAATCGTGGCGGTGCTGGTCACTGGTCCATCGAGCTCAACACACAATTTGGAATTGACCGTAATCAGATTCGTGAAACCTTCTTTGAGCCAAAATGGAAGCAAATCGTCACTGGTCAAGCGTCCGTCGAGGATGAACTTCAGGCGTCGTTGAAACTCTTGGGAACTACAGCCGATGTTGAATCTGTACTGACTTGTTGGTTCGAGGCCGATTACATACCTTTCGAGGCAACATTTCAGCTCGCTTGCCAAGCTGTTTCTGCAGGACACCAAGTGGTGCTAGTCACAAACCAAGAACACCGACGGGCTCACTATCTCTACCAACGAATCAACGAGAGCATTCCTGTTGGCCAGATTTTCTACTCGGCTGACATTGGCTTCGAAAAAAGCGACCGGCAATTCTTTGAAGTTGTAACAGCAAAATTAGGGCTATCACCGGACCAGCGGTCATCGGTAGTTTTTGTTGACGACACCTATGAGAACATTGAGGTGGCCCGATCGTTTGGTTGGAGATCTGTGCATGCCACCGCTAGCGAGTCGTGGCACCCCGAGGTTAAAAAGCTACTGGCGCTTCGCTAG
- the metE gene encoding 5-methyltetrahydropteroyltriglutamate--homocysteine S-methyltransferase: protein MTITANLGFPRIGAARELKWAQEAAWRSGTYDELRATAAELRARHWKLQTERGLSRVPVGDFSLYDQMLDATLAVGAVPERFGGAAFDPEADDAGLARYFVMARGGALDGEERAPLEMTKWFDTNYHQLVPELAPNQVFEARPARLLAHLQEAQAQGVAARVVLVGPITFLARSKRTDGGNTFELIDQLLPAYVELVGALRQAGATAFQFDEPLLVTDVLDEALAAYAPAYQALRQAAGDAEVTLATYFGALGSSVETAVGLPIDFLHLDLVRGTDQLDQVLAARPDSLGLSLGVVDGRNLWRSDLDQKIEVVSQVVEQIGSDKVQIAPSCSLLHLPVDLSAETNLDPEFRSWLAFATERLDEIRIIGEVVGGRGDGVDAELAENRAAAASRRASERAHRQEVTDRVAAITPAMSRRASAYVERRVVQAKRLPLPALPTTTIGSFPQTRQIRELRQKFRKGEIDRATYQAGLKEATEACIREQEELGLDVLVHGEFERTDMVEYFGDQLEGFFTTANGWVQSYGSRCVKPPVLYGDIVRPAPMTVEWSTYAASLTDRPMKGMLTGPTTILCWSFVRDDQPWSTTAKQLALALRDEVDDLIKAGIPVVQIDEPALREGLPLRKADRAEYLAWATEAFRLVAGVAPDDVQVHTHMCYAEFGEILGAIIALDADVISMEASRSHMELLDDFVVHHYPNEIGPGIWDIHSPRVPGDDEYDDLLARAIETLGTERLWVNPDCGLKTRAWPETRASLTGLVAAAKRARTKLVVD from the coding sequence ATGACCATTACCGCCAACCTTGGTTTTCCCCGTATTGGAGCTGCCCGCGAGCTGAAATGGGCCCAAGAAGCAGCTTGGCGTAGCGGCACCTACGATGAGCTACGCGCCACGGCCGCGGAGTTACGGGCCCGCCATTGGAAGCTTCAAACCGAGCGAGGTTTAAGTCGGGTTCCGGTGGGTGATTTTTCTCTTTACGACCAGATGCTCGATGCCACTTTGGCGGTTGGTGCGGTGCCGGAGCGTTTCGGCGGTGCTGCTTTTGATCCCGAGGCCGACGATGCTGGGTTGGCACGCTATTTCGTGATGGCCCGGGGTGGGGCGCTTGATGGGGAAGAGCGGGCCCCCCTTGAGATGACGAAATGGTTCGACACCAACTACCACCAGCTGGTTCCCGAACTAGCCCCGAACCAGGTCTTTGAAGCCCGCCCGGCCCGACTTTTGGCGCACCTACAAGAAGCCCAAGCCCAAGGGGTAGCCGCCAGAGTAGTGCTGGTTGGCCCCATTACTTTCTTGGCTCGTTCCAAACGGACCGATGGCGGCAACACCTTCGAGTTGATCGACCAGTTGCTACCCGCCTACGTGGAACTGGTGGGTGCGTTGCGCCAGGCCGGTGCCACCGCTTTCCAGTTTGATGAACCGCTTTTGGTCACCGATGTACTCGATGAAGCCTTAGCCGCCTATGCCCCGGCCTACCAGGCTCTACGCCAAGCCGCTGGTGATGCTGAGGTTACTCTGGCCACCTATTTCGGCGCGCTCGGGTCGTCGGTCGAAACAGCCGTTGGGCTCCCCATTGATTTCTTGCACCTCGATTTAGTACGAGGCACCGACCAGCTTGACCAGGTCTTGGCGGCCCGGCCCGACTCTTTGGGGCTGTCGCTTGGGGTTGTGGATGGTCGAAACTTGTGGCGCTCCGATCTTGACCAAAAAATCGAGGTAGTTAGCCAGGTCGTAGAACAAATCGGCTCCGACAAAGTTCAGATCGCGCCTTCTTGTTCACTCTTACATCTGCCGGTTGACCTTTCCGCAGAAACGAATCTTGACCCCGAGTTTCGTTCTTGGTTGGCCTTTGCCACCGAACGGCTGGATGAAATCCGCATTATCGGTGAGGTGGTTGGCGGTCGTGGCGACGGTGTAGATGCCGAATTAGCCGAGAACCGTGCTGCGGCAGCGTCGCGTCGGGCTTCCGAGCGAGCCCATCGCCAAGAAGTCACCGATCGGGTGGCCGCGATCACCCCAGCCATGTCGAGACGCGCTTCTGCTTATGTTGAACGCCGGGTGGTTCAAGCCAAGCGTTTGCCGTTGCCAGCTTTGCCCACCACCACCATTGGTTCTTTCCCCCAAACCCGCCAGATTCGTGAACTGCGCCAAAAATTCCGCAAAGGTGAAATCGACCGGGCCACCTACCAAGCCGGTTTGAAAGAAGCCACCGAGGCCTGCATTCGAGAACAAGAAGAGCTTGGTCTCGACGTTTTGGTGCACGGCGAATTTGAACGCACCGACATGGTGGAATACTTCGGTGACCAGCTGGAAGGGTTCTTCACTACTGCTAATGGCTGGGTGCAAAGCTACGGTTCGCGGTGTGTGAAACCGCCGGTACTTTACGGTGATATTGTGCGGCCGGCACCCATGACGGTGGAGTGGAGCACCTACGCCGCCAGCCTGACCGATCGCCCTATGAAGGGCATGCTGACCGGTCCGACCACCATCTTGTGCTGGTCATTTGTACGCGACGATCAGCCTTGGTCCACCACTGCGAAACAGTTGGCGCTGGCGTTGCGTGATGAGGTTGATGATCTGATTAAGGCCGGTATTCCTGTCGTGCAGATCGACGAGCCAGCGCTACGCGAAGGCTTGCCCCTGCGCAAAGCCGACCGGGCGGAATATCTGGCTTGGGCGACCGAAGCCTTCCGACTGGTGGCTGGGGTGGCACCTGATGACGTTCAGGTTCACACCCACATGTGCTACGCCGAATTTGGTGAGATCTTAGGCGCCATTATTGCGTTGGATGCCGATGTTATTTCGATGGAAGCCTCTCGCTCCCACATGGAGTTATTGGACGATTTTGTGGTGCACCACTATCCCAACGAAATTGGCCCCGGTATTTGGGATATTCACTCGCCGCGGGTACCGGGTGATGATGAATACGACGATCTCTTGGCTCGTGCCATTGAAACGCTGGGCACCGAACGGCTTTGGGTGAACCCCGACTGCGGACTGAAAACTCGCGCCTGGCCCGAAACCCGAGCCTCACTCACAGGTTTGGTGGCCGCTGCTAAACGAGCCCGCACCAAACTCGTCGTTGATTGA
- a CDS encoding DUF1778 domain-containing protein, whose protein sequence is MATTNPGSVERKDARLAVRLTPNQRALIDEAATASGQSLTEFVTTAALVRAEEALADRRLFHIDDAAWKEFNAILDRPAMHRRELANLLKEAAPWD, encoded by the coding sequence ATGGCTACAACAAATCCCGGGTCAGTGGAGCGCAAAGATGCACGCTTAGCAGTGCGCCTGACCCCAAATCAGCGTGCCCTAATCGATGAAGCGGCGACGGCCAGTGGCCAATCATTAACCGAGTTTGTTACCACCGCGGCGTTGGTGCGAGCTGAGGAGGCCCTGGCTGATCGTCGACTTTTTCATATAGATGACGCTGCTTGGAAAGAGTTCAACGCCATCCTTGATCGCCCTGCGATGCACCGGCGTGAGCTTGCCAACCTTCTTAAGGAAGCTGCGCCCTGGGACTGA
- a CDS encoding GNAT family N-acetyltransferase, giving the protein MANHTRDLSRCYVCLDGGTDKLLGYYTLSAVAIAHRDLSGRLRRNSPDPVPAVLMGRLAVDRAAQGYGLGRFLVRDAILSTLAAADRIGVRILLVHALHAEATTFYQSLGFAKSPTDPLHLYLLLADARKSLGEEPSA; this is encoded by the coding sequence TTGGCCAACCACACGCGAGACCTAAGCCGCTGTTATGTCTGCCTGGACGGCGGAACGGACAAGCTCCTCGGTTATTACACTCTGTCTGCTGTGGCTATTGCCCACCGCGACTTATCGGGACGGTTACGTAGGAATTCTCCTGACCCGGTGCCGGCCGTTCTTATGGGCCGACTGGCGGTTGATCGGGCAGCACAAGGGTATGGGTTAGGACGATTTCTAGTTCGCGACGCCATTTTGTCGACTCTGGCCGCCGCCGATCGGATCGGTGTGCGGATCCTTTTGGTTCATGCCCTGCACGCAGAGGCAACCACGTTTTACCAAAGCCTCGGCTTTGCGAAGTCGCCTACCGACCCTCTTCACCTCTATTTGTTGCTAGCGGATGCCCGAAAATCTCTGGGTGAAGAACCCTCGGCCTAG
- a CDS encoding TIGR02588 family protein: MNNDHEQGRSAAEWTTFAGACLILLVVIGMLIAQMGDQHSPAEPVAVLTGEIRQVGASHHVEVEVTNVGSSTAAEVTVEAKLELAGEVSVGEQVVDFLAPGDKEHLVFVFDNDPSVGRLSVRVSGYAVP, from the coding sequence ATGAACAACGATCATGAACAAGGTCGCAGTGCAGCTGAATGGACGACTTTTGCTGGCGCTTGCCTTATCTTACTGGTAGTCATTGGGATGCTGATCGCCCAGATGGGTGACCAACATTCTCCTGCCGAGCCCGTAGCAGTTCTCACCGGTGAAATCCGCCAAGTTGGCGCTAGTCACCATGTAGAGGTGGAAGTAACGAACGTTGGCAGCTCGACCGCGGCAGAGGTCACAGTTGAAGCCAAACTTGAGCTAGCTGGAGAGGTTTCGGTGGGTGAACAAGTTGTTGATTTTCTGGCCCCGGGGGACAAAGAGCATCTCGTGTTTGTGTTCGATAATGACCCAAGTGTGGGCCGATTGTCGGTACGGGTTTCTGGATATGCCGTTCCTTGA
- a CDS encoding TIGR02587 family membrane protein: protein MTAIAGSATRIKTSAKPQASPWRAELNDLVRAASGGMLFGVPLLYTMEVWWIGSHTRPEQTAVVLAFLAIPVFALNLTEGFRSKPDPRFWEAAADTVEAVAIGLVITAIVLILLREIQIGPDIATGPALGKVLYEAAPFCLGIGVARHFLDGATQKQDDQVDNKDYLKMSGTARGESTSPTETSEDEGRLNATLADLGAATIGSVFIALSIAPTDEVPMIASRMGGGWLLLAVAASLISSYAIVFAAGFSRQESRHAQEGIFQSPLSETVASYLVALVISAFLLWFFQRDMSPVSDLFNRVIVLGFPAAVGGAAGRLAI, encoded by the coding sequence ATGACAGCTATTGCCGGATCGGCCACCCGGATTAAAACCAGTGCGAAACCACAAGCGAGTCCGTGGCGAGCTGAGTTGAACGACTTGGTTAGGGCAGCTTCGGGCGGGATGCTCTTTGGTGTGCCATTGCTCTACACCATGGAGGTTTGGTGGATCGGTAGCCACACCCGACCAGAGCAAACAGCGGTTGTACTCGCATTCCTGGCGATACCAGTGTTCGCTCTTAATTTGACCGAAGGTTTCCGCTCGAAGCCTGACCCGAGGTTCTGGGAAGCGGCGGCTGACACGGTGGAGGCCGTGGCCATTGGTCTTGTAATCACAGCGATCGTGTTGATCTTATTGCGGGAAATTCAGATTGGCCCAGATATCGCAACTGGGCCGGCGCTAGGCAAGGTTTTGTATGAAGCAGCGCCATTTTGTCTAGGTATCGGTGTTGCCCGGCATTTTCTTGATGGCGCAACACAAAAGCAAGATGACCAGGTTGACAATAAGGATTACCTCAAGATGAGTGGCACCGCCAGAGGCGAGTCGACGAGCCCAACTGAGACGAGCGAAGATGAAGGGCGATTGAATGCGACGCTAGCTGACCTGGGCGCGGCCACCATAGGCTCTGTGTTCATTGCGCTTAGCATCGCCCCCACCGACGAAGTTCCCATGATTGCCAGTCGGATGGGCGGCGGCTGGTTATTGCTGGCGGTGGCCGCTTCATTGATTTCTTCCTATGCAATCGTGTTCGCTGCTGGATTTTCCCGTCAGGAGAGTCGGCACGCTCAGGAGGGCATATTCCAAAGCCCGCTAAGTGAAACAGTGGCCTCCTACCTGGTTGCGTTGGTGATTTCAGCGTTCTTGCTCTGGTTTTTCCAACGCGACATGAGCCCTGTCAGTGATTTATTCAATCGAGTGATTGTTCTTGGTTTTCCCGCCGCTGTGGGAGGCGCCGCGGGACGTTTAGCGATATGA
- a CDS encoding class I SAM-dependent methyltransferase, with protein MYGDAARFYDLIHEARGRAPQTEAELVIGEVLRHKPTAATLLDVGCGTGAHLPYLASSFDVVGVDLSRPMLDIAAERAPNVQLVEGDFRSFQLDRTFDVVVSLFSGIGYLTGQEDLDAAVANMTGHLNLGGVLLIEGWVEPDYWIGSTVNAESGRQGDLAVARAVRSSRSGMHCAIEMQYVAATPQGITTVEERHTMRLSDPDEFARSFAAAGLDFERMPHMLHPGRSVYVGTKT; from the coding sequence GTGTATGGAGATGCTGCTCGCTTCTATGACCTGATCCACGAGGCCCGAGGCCGCGCCCCGCAAACAGAAGCGGAGCTCGTGATCGGCGAGGTTCTGCGTCACAAGCCAACAGCTGCCACATTGCTCGATGTCGGATGCGGCACTGGCGCACACCTGCCATACCTCGCGTCCAGCTTCGACGTCGTCGGCGTCGACCTGAGCCGCCCAATGCTGGATATCGCAGCTGAGCGTGCACCCAACGTCCAACTCGTCGAAGGTGATTTCCGATCTTTCCAACTCGACCGTACCTTTGACGTCGTAGTCTCGCTGTTCAGCGGCATCGGATACCTGACGGGACAGGAAGATCTCGACGCTGCTGTGGCCAACATGACGGGACACCTCAACCTGGGTGGCGTGCTGCTCATCGAGGGGTGGGTCGAACCTGACTACTGGATCGGGTCGACCGTCAACGCCGAGTCGGGTCGTCAGGGTGATCTCGCAGTGGCTCGCGCGGTGCGCTCCTCAAGGTCTGGCATGCACTGCGCGATCGAGATGCAGTACGTCGCCGCGACTCCACAGGGCATCACGACTGTCGAGGAGCGGCACACGATGCGCCTCTCAGATCCAGATGAGTTCGCTCGCAGCTTCGCGGCGGCAGGTCTGGACTTCGAGCGCATGCCGCACATGCTCCATCCGGGACGCTCGGTGTACGTCGGAACCAAGACATAG
- a CDS encoding DUF433 domain-containing protein: MELTKLIETRPGVRSGKPCFVGTRISVYDVLEYLAAGMSSEEIIADFPELTDTHVRAAFQFAALRERRLATA, encoded by the coding sequence ATGGAGTTGACGAAGCTGATTGAGACCCGTCCGGGTGTTCGGAGTGGTAAGCCATGCTTCGTGGGTACTCGAATATCGGTTTACGATGTGCTCGAGTATCTTGCTGCTGGTATGAGCTCTGAGGAAATTATTGCTGACTTTCCTGAACTCACCGATACGCATGTGCGAGCTGCCTTTCAGTTTGCGGCGCTACGTGAACGCCGCCTAGCTACAGCGTGA
- a CDS encoding antitoxin yields MNAALTAPDSGKTMSEVITELIRSGLHKQQQPTQKGVRGLPVVSVGRTITAEDVRNLADE; encoded by the coding sequence TTGAACGCGGCCCTTACCGCGCCTGATTCCGGCAAGACGATGAGCGAGGTGATTACTGAGCTCATTCGCTCTGGGCTACACAAACAACAGCAGCCCACCCAGAAAGGTGTGCGAGGCTTACCGGTAGTCTCGGTTGGCCGAACGATCACCGCCGAAGACGTACGAAACCTTGCGGACGAGTGA
- a CDS encoding thioesterase family protein, protein MDSNSAEWLGLNRVSETEWSFKLAGRLCRPDARLYGGTGLAAMLATMEAQTGRTPLWATVQFVGSAALGEQIDCELEVLANGRRTSQVRFTARVGDREILAGVGSTGIHVDGKVPNTQVPAMPKVPGPESGVPWGSPLARDPQVEDWTYTAEVREVEVDPLRMYMWARMRQGEAIGAAELSFLADIVPPSVLRVVGEHGGGNSLDNSMRFAHLVDTEWVLFEFDPWFIAGGYVHGGVKAWAETGEFLAHGSQTASATIMPKPVG, encoded by the coding sequence ATGGACAGTAATAGCGCCGAGTGGTTGGGTCTTAACCGGGTTTCCGAAACCGAGTGGTCTTTCAAGCTAGCTGGTCGGCTATGTCGGCCCGATGCCCGGCTCTACGGAGGTACCGGGCTGGCGGCGATGCTGGCTACCATGGAAGCCCAAACCGGTCGCACCCCGCTGTGGGCCACGGTGCAGTTTGTGGGCAGCGCGGCGCTCGGCGAGCAAATAGATTGTGAGCTAGAAGTGCTCGCTAACGGGCGTCGAACCTCTCAGGTGCGTTTCACCGCCCGGGTAGGCGACCGGGAGATACTAGCCGGGGTAGGTTCTACTGGTATCCACGTGGACGGCAAGGTCCCCAATACCCAAGTTCCGGCTATGCCCAAAGTGCCGGGACCAGAATCTGGTGTGCCGTGGGGATCACCTCTTGCTCGTGACCCCCAAGTGGAAGACTGGACCTATACGGCCGAAGTTCGAGAAGTGGAAGTTGACCCGCTTCGTATGTACATGTGGGCGCGTATGCGACAAGGCGAAGCTATTGGGGCTGCGGAGTTATCGTTTCTGGCCGATATCGTCCCGCCTAGCGTGTTGCGGGTGGTGGGCGAACATGGTGGCGGCAACAGTCTCGATAACTCCATGCGATTTGCTCACCTGGTCGACACCGAGTGGGTGCTATTCGAGTTTGACCCTTGGTTTATCGCCGGAGGTTATGTTCACGGTGGGGTAAAAGCGTGGGCAGAAACCGGTGAGTTCCTGGCCCATGGAAGCCAAACTGCTTCTGCCACGATCATGCCTAAACCGGTGGGTTGA
- a CDS encoding M20/M25/M40 family metallo-hydrolase has product MGTTADKLAESVAEIVRIPSVNPLQPGPRAEAAGPIGEAALANHLAKRFEALGATEVVLDEALEGRPNVYGFFPGRTDRLVVLDVHTDTVTVEHMTDPPFDGRIENGAVWGRGALDTKASMGVMLALLEGWQVAGVRPEPTLLVVGSISEEAGGLPGAARFREWAEGRNLEIDQMMVAEPTKLAPIHGHKGGVGVTVTVHGASAHSALPHLGKNAIVAAAPVILAFQAEHERLQALTPNTELGNSTVSVTVIEGGTGGNVIPASCTVRVGQRVVPGEDANEVYERLVKIAEEACPLPVTCEPMRSPEQDGRYGSDAFYQSADSPFIQLLASVTGNSPTVAPYGTNALRYVGFVNELVVFGPGSIDDAHLATEHIDIAGLVRLAEVYTAWLNPA; this is encoded by the coding sequence ATGGGCACTACCGCCGACAAACTGGCCGAATCGGTCGCAGAGATTGTTCGCATCCCAAGTGTTAACCCGCTTCAGCCGGGTCCCCGGGCGGAAGCCGCGGGACCGATTGGAGAAGCGGCGCTTGCCAACCATTTGGCCAAGCGTTTTGAAGCCCTAGGTGCCACCGAGGTTGTGCTAGATGAGGCGTTAGAAGGACGTCCCAACGTCTACGGGTTTTTCCCTGGTCGTACCGATCGGTTGGTGGTGTTAGATGTTCACACCGACACCGTGACGGTGGAGCACATGACCGACCCACCTTTTGATGGTCGGATTGAGAACGGTGCCGTGTGGGGCCGGGGAGCGCTCGACACCAAAGCGTCGATGGGGGTGATGCTGGCCTTGTTGGAGGGTTGGCAGGTGGCTGGGGTGCGCCCGGAACCGACCCTGTTGGTGGTGGGATCAATCAGTGAAGAAGCCGGTGGATTGCCAGGGGCTGCCCGTTTTCGGGAATGGGCGGAGGGTAGAAATCTAGAAATCGACCAGATGATGGTGGCTGAGCCCACCAAGTTAGCGCCGATTCATGGCCACAAAGGTGGGGTAGGCGTGACGGTCACCGTGCATGGTGCGTCGGCACATTCGGCGCTGCCGCACTTGGGTAAGAACGCCATCGTGGCGGCGGCACCAGTAATTCTGGCCTTCCAAGCGGAACACGAGCGGCTGCAGGCCCTCACCCCCAATACTGAGCTTGGCAACAGTACCGTGTCGGTAACGGTGATTGAAGGGGGAACCGGAGGCAACGTTATTCCAGCTTCTTGCACGGTGCGGGTTGGCCAGCGGGTGGTACCTGGTGAAGATGCCAACGAGGTGTACGAGCGCTTGGTGAAAATCGCCGAAGAGGCGTGCCCCTTGCCGGTAACCTGCGAGCCGATGCGGTCGCCGGAACAAGACGGTCGGTACGGTTCGGACGCTTTCTACCAATCAGCTGATTCGCCGTTTATTCAGCTGTTGGCTTCGGTTACCGGGAACAGTCCGACGGTGGCACCTTATGGCACCAATGCGCTGCGATATGTGGGTTTTGTGAACGAGCTGGTGGTGTTTGGTCCGGGCAGCATTGACGATGCTCACCTAGCCACCGAACACATTGATATTGCTGGTTTGGTTCGTTTGGCCGAGGTCTATACCGCCTGGTTAAACCCGGCCTAA